TCGGCGCGGCCTTCTCGCGCTTCGGCGGGGCTGCGTCCGGCGCGGGCTCGTGCTTCGCCGGCTCGTGCTTCACGGCCTCATGCTTCGAGGGCTCGTGGTGCTTCGCGGGCTCGGCCTTGGGGGACGCGCCTCCCAGCAGCACGCCGTGGAGGAAGGAGTCGGCGATCTGCGCCTTGGCGCGCTCGAGCATCGCCGTGTCGCGCGCGTCCGCCAGCCCCACGACGAACGCGGTGAGCCCCATTTCGATGGAGCCGAAGAGCAGCGCGGACGCGAGCAGCGGATCCACGTCCGGGCGCAGCTCCCCCGCCTCCTTCGCGTGGGTGAACATCTGCGCGCTCAGGCGGATGACGTCCACGAAGGCCGTCTGCCGGTTGATGCGGGCGCCGGCCGGGGAACGGGCAATCTCCAGGATGAGCACCTTCACCGCGCGGGGGTCCACGCGGTAGGCCTCGAAGGCCACGTCCGCGATGCGGCGGACCTTGTCCACCAGCGGGCCCTCGCTCTCGGCGACGGCGCGCGCGCGGGCGATGAAGCCGCTCCAGCCCGTCTCGAAGACGGTCTCCAGCAGCTCGTCCTTGTTCTTGAAGTAGTGGTAGACGAGTCCGTACGCGACGCCCGCCTCCTTGGCGACGTCCGCGATGCGGCAGCCGTGGTAGCCCTTGCGGGCGAACACGTCGATGGCGGCTCGCAGGATGGTGCGGCGGCGCTCACTCTCCCGCGTCCCGCTCTCTGGCGCCGTCTTCTGCTGGCCCACGCATCCTCCCACGGCTGGTTGATTCGAGAATCAGCCAGCCACGCTACGGACGCGGGGCCCCGGGGTCAATCCTTACGTGGGACCCTCCGCCTCGCCGAGGGGGTGGCGGGCGGAAGGGACACGTTCGGGGAAGGTCCCTCCCCGGGAGGGGTATCAGGCCGCCGAGCCGTTGAACATCACGCGGGCCACGCCGAGCAGGCGGTCCACGTCGCGCGCATTCAGGCCACGCGCCCGGGCGAAATCCGACAGCGGACGCAGCAGGTCCTCCGTCTGGGCAGGGGTCTGCTCGGTGCCCGTGAAGAGCTCACCGAGGCTGACGCTGAGGGCGTTGGAAAGCGCCGCCAGGGTCTCCACATGAGGCACACGCTCGCCGCGCTCGATCATCGACAGGAAGGACACGCTGATCTGCGCACGCTCCGCGAGCTCCTCCTGCGTCCATCGCTCCGGGCGCTGCGTGCGAAGCTCGCGAATGCGCTGACCAATTCTTTTTCCGAGATCCGACACGAAGTACTTCTCCTCTGTCCTCTGGGGGATGTTTCGAGGTGAGTGCAACGCTCGCGTACGGCGGGTGATTCCTATCCTCCCGACCCGAAGGACCCGAAACCGGCCACACTCAGATTAACGCCGGCGAATTCCGGCGACTGATTGCGCCGCAGGATCACCACCCCCTCGATGCGCCAGCAGTCACAGGCGGGTCCGTAGGACACGCCAAATGTCTGCTGTGCAAGAGGCTGACTTTCCTGGGAAATCGGATCCTTATAAAGCGGTTGCACCAACGCTTCGTATCGCAATCCGAGCCCGAATCCGAGTTTGATTCGCGTACCGGCAGTGAGAGCCTGTGCCCGTTCGGTCGGAGAGGGGTCGACCTGGTCGTTGTGGGACGGCAGGGGACGAGGTGCGTCTCCCACCAGCATGTCCACGCCCCGCCGTACGAAATCAGGTCCCTGTGCCAAGGGATCCAACCCACGGTCAATTGACAATTGTTTCACGGCGAGCAGGTCGTCGTAGCGAGCGTACAGCGCGTTGCCCTTGCCGTTGTCGATGGTGAAGTCCGCGGACAGCTGGGTGAGGTCTCGCGTCGTGGGATCCATGCGCACGACCGCGCCCGCGGTGAGGACGCCGGCGCTGGCGGACAGGCGCGCGAAGGTGTCGCGCACGACGCTGCCCTGCACCGTGTCCCGGCCCGCCACGGGCGCGATGCGGGACAGGTCGAAGCCCTGGCCGATGCGCAGGCGCAGCGGTTCGCGGGTGGTGGGCCCCTTGCGGACGCGCAACGTCTGGTCCACGGCGACCACGGCGTGGAAGAAACCGCGCACGCGGCCGTCGGACTTGAGGGGCACCGCGGAGTCCCACTCGTCGTAGATGAGGGGCAGCGTGCCGGAGCCGTTGGACTTCAGGGCGGTGAGCCCCGCGCCCCAGCCGCCGGGCACGTAGCGCAGGCTCACCGACGGGGCCAGTGTGTGGCGATAGAGCGTGTCGCCGTCCGTGAAGGTGCGCGCCAGTTGCGAGTCCAGCACCAGGTCCGCCAGCGGGTAGCCGCGCGAGGCGGTGCGGCCGGAGACCTCGCCCACGGACACGGCCTGGCGCAGCCCCACAGAAGGCGTCAGCCGGCCCCACATGCCCAGCCCGTAGGACGTGGACAGGCCCGGGGACAGCAGCACGCGGTCGCGGCCCTCGCGCTCCATGGGGTCGTAGCGGCCGTTGCCCTCCAGGATGTCCTGGGGCAGCGCGAAGTAGTTGTACTCCAGCGGGTAGCCTTCCGGACGGAACAGGCGCAGGGGCGCGAAGTTCGCGTCGAAGCCGTCGTCCGCGAAGCCTCCGCTGCGCAGGGGCGCCAGCCGGCTGTACTCCACGTGGAGGCCGCCCACCACGCGCCCGCCGAAGAGGGGCCGCTGGGGCAGGGCCAGGGTGAGGGCCGGGAGGCGCTGGAACGTCGTCGGGCCGTGGGGGTTGGTGGCGACGTTGTCCGCCGTGGCCTCGGCGGGGATGGTGTTCGTCTGGAAGAAGCGGAAGGGGTAGCGCAGGTCCTGGCGCAGCGACACGTCCAGCCCCAGGTAGCGGTCGTCCTTGCGCTGGTACACGACCGCGGTGCTGCGCAGGTAGTTGTAGTTCTGCACCAGCAGGTCGGCGGTGAGGTCGCGCGTGTAGAAGCCGTCCGACACGAAGTACGCGTCCACCCGGTCATGCCAGCCGTCGCCCAGGTCCTGCGTGTGCTGCCAGGAGGCCTCGCCCCGCAGGCCGCGCTTCACGTCAACGATGGCGCCGACCGGATCACCCCGCTCGCGGAAGAAGGCGAAGGTGGTGGGGTTGAGCCGGGGCCGCAGGTCGTACAGGAAGCCCAGCGTGGCCCGGCCGCGCGTGTGGTCGCTGGGGACGTAGCGGAACTCGGTGAGCAACCGGGGTCCCTTCACGCCATTGGGTCGGGGCTCCTTGATGAAAGAGCCGTCCTCGTTCTTGCGGGGCCCGTCGATGTCGCCGCTGCCCGTGATGATGCCCGGGGTGAACGTCATGTCGTAGCTCTCCCCCAGCGTGACGAAGACGGGCGCGTCCAGCGCGAAGCCGTTGAGGCCGGAGTTGGACGGCCGGGGGATGAGCAGGCCGGAGCGGCGCTCGGCCAGGGGCAGGTACAGCCACGGCAGCGCGAACACCGGCACCGAGCGCACGTACACCACGGGCCAGGTGAGGATGGCGCGCTCGCCCATCTTCACGTTGGCCTCCTTCGCCTCCACGCGCCAGCTGGGCTCACCGGGACCGCACTGGCACGGGGTGAAGGCCAGGCCGTCCACGGAGAAGGCCGTCTCCCCGGTGCGGCGGATGCGCGTGCCGCTCATGAGGACGGGGGTCTCCCCCATCTTGCGCAGCTCGTCCGGCGTCTTGGCGGCCTGGAGCGCTTCGGGGGTGACGCCCTTCTTCTGCATGAAGAGGCCGCCCTTCACGTTGGCCTCGTTGGAGCGCAGGTCCACGCGCACGTCGTCCGCGATGGCGGCCATCAGGCCGCTGACGAACATCACGTTGCCGGTGGCGGTGGCCACCTGCGTGGCCTCGCTGTACGTCACCTCGTCCGCGCGCAGCACGTTGGGGCCGCTGCGCAATTCGCAGTGGCCCCGGGCGGTGAGGACGTCGTTTTCGTAGACGACGTAGTCGGCCGCCAGCTCCACGGTCTCGCCGGTGGGCAGCTCCACCTGCGTGGCCAGCGGAATCTGGGCCGCCACCCAGAGCGTCAGGGCGACCGGAGCAAGGAAGGACATTCGGGAGGCGTGGGCGGTGGGCGCCGTGCCGGCAACGGCGCCCTGCCCGTCCTACCGGCCCGGGCGCGGGAAGTCGAGGGTGATGAGGCCGCCTTCCTGGCGTGTCTCATAACGAACCCCCTGCTTCAGCTGGATGACGACGCGCACCGTGTTGCCCGCCCCGGAGAAGGCCTCCACCCGCGACACGGCCGACGGGAAGAAGTGCGTGTCCAGGGGCAGCGTGTTGTTGGACTCCACCACGCGCGTGTTCTCCAGTTCCAGCACCACCTGGTTGCCGGAGCCGCTCACCGAGTAGCGCACCGGCTCGTTGGTGCGCACGAACACGCGGGAGCTGTCCGGCTGCTGCTGGAAGCCCACCAGCGTCATCGTCTTGCGGCGCGAAGACACCGCGCCCCCGCCGCTCTCGCGCGACTCGGCCGCGGCGCTGCCCTGGCTGGGACGGGCGCGGGGCTCGCGGGACGCCACGGTCTGCTGCTGGCGGCGCTCGCGAGCCTCGGCTGCCTGCTGGCGCTTCGCCTCGGCGGCGGCCTCGCGGGCCGACTGCTGCTCCTCGCGGCGGGCCTGAGCGGCGGCGCGGCGCTCCTCGTCCTTCAGGCGCTTCTCCTCGGCGGCGGTCTGCGCGGCGGCCTTCTTCTGCTCCGCGGCCGTCTTCGCGGCGGCCTGGCGCTCCTCGGCGGCGGCCTGCGCGGCGGCCTTCTTCTGCTCCGCGGCCGTCTTCGCCTCTTCCTCCCGCTGGCGCTTCTGGTCGGCGGCGGCCTGGGCGGTGGCGCGGCGCTCGTCCTCGGCGCGCTTCGCGGCGGCCTGGGCCTCCTCCTCCTGGCGCTTGCGCTCCGCGACGGCGGCCTCCTCGGACTTGCGGCGCTCCTCGTCCTGGCGCTGCGAGGCGAGGCGGGCGTCTTCCTGCTTCTTGCGCTCCGCGTCCGCGTCCGCCTTGGCGCGGGCGGCGGCCTCGGCGGCGGCCTTCTCCTGGGCCTCGCGCTCCGCCCGGGCGGCGTCGGCGGCAGCCTTCACGGCCTTCTCCTGCGCCTCGCGGTCCGACGCGGCGGCGCGGGCCGCGTCCTGGGCGTTGGCCCCGGCGGGCGTGTTGGCCGCGACGGCGGTGCCCTGCTGCGCCGGCGTCCCCTGCCCTTCCGCGGGCATGGCCTGCGCGACGGCCGTGCCGCCTCCGCTGCCCAGGACCTTCACCACCAGCTTGTTGCCGGAGGACTGGATGTCCGTCTCCACCTCGCGCTCGTAGCCGATGAGGATGCGCGCGATGGACGAGGACTCCGTGCCGTAGGCCTGGGTGCGGATGCCCGTCACGGTGCCGTTGCCCACCGGCTGCTCCTCCGCCACGCCCTGGAAGACGGCGCCGGACACGTCGATGACGAGCCGGGGCGGATCCGTCATGGTGAAGCTGTTGAAGTCCGGCTTCTTGCTGCCGGTGATCTCCACCGTGCCGCCGTTCACGGTGACGGACGTGATGGTGTTGAAGTCCGCCGGCTGCTGCGCCAGCGCCACCAGCGGCACGAGCCACAATCCGAGCAGCGACACCGCGAAGCCCTTCATCGACCACTCCCGTGACATGCGTCAGAAGACAGACGCGCGCGAAATTATCACGTGCCCGGGAGGCACCAACTTTTCAGGCTGACCGGAACGTCCGCGCTTCAACGCAAGCGCGGCAGGGCGGGCGAGCGCGTGCGGTGCGTGCGCGTGTACTCGATGAGGTTCTTGATGTCGTAGCAGATCTGCCGGATGTCGTGCCCCATCGTCAGCTCGACGTGGCTGTTGCCCTTCACCGGCCGCCACAGCAGGTATTCGCTCTTCGCGGCGCGGTACACGCTGCGCGTGGACTCCACGGACGCCAGCGGATCCAGGTCCCCGAAGATGATGGCCATGGGGATTTCAATCTTCCCGAAGCCGCGCTTGAAGTCGTAGTCCGTGCGGTAGCAGACCATCTCGCCCCGGCGGATCCACTTGGCGAACTGTTCAATCACCTTGCGCGGCTCGCGCTCGCCGCCCTCGCGCAGCAGCCAGCGGATGTCGTCGCGGCTGACACGCTCCGTGTTGATGAGCCGGTTCAGCCTGCGCGTGAAGCGCTGATACAGCGCGGACTCGTCCGCCTGCGACAGCTGCCGCTCCACCCACTTGAGCACCACGTCCACCGGCACCGCGTTGAACACCAGGGGCTTGGACGCGTCCGGCTCCAGGCGCTTCTGGAGCGCGGGGCTGAAGGCGCCCGCCCCCTTCGCCAGCAGCGAGCGGCCCAGCGACGTCGCGCGGCGGTTGAGGTTCAGCCCGCCCAGCGTCAGGTCCACCGCGCCGGCGACCAGCGGCGAGCCGTGCGCCAGCGCGCGCAGCAGCATGAAGCCGCGCCCCAGGTCCGCGGGCGACCCGATGGTGATGAGCCCCTCGAAGTCGTCGTGGATGCCGGCGTAGCCGTAGCCCAGCATGCCGCCCATGGAGTGGCCGCAGTAGAAGACGCGCTCGCGCCGGGTGATGCGCTTGACGCCGGAGACGGCCGCCGGCAGGTCGTAGAGGAAGTAGCTGTCCAGGTCCCAGCCGTAGTCCAGGTCCTGCGGCAGCGGGCGCTTGAAGCGCTCGGCGCGCTCCTTCTGGAAGGCGATGGAGCTCTTGCCGTGCCCGCGCAGCTCCAGGATGTGGATGTCCACGCCGAAGAAGAGCAGGTTCTTGACGAACTGGCCGCTCGTCCACGTGTGCCGGTTCTGGGAGAAGCCGTGCACCAGCAGCAGCGGCTCACCGAACAGCGGCTGCGCGAACGCCTGTTTCACCGGCCGGTAGCGCGTGATGACCAGCGACCAGCCGTCCGCCGTCTCCACCACGTAGTTCGTCTTGGAGTACAGCGCCCGGAAATCGACCTCGTCGACGGTGGGCATCGGGGGTCCCGGAAGCGCTGATCTCCAGTCCGGCAGGCGCATGTCGCAAAGTTACTGCTGCTGCTGCATTGCGCCAAGGCTTCGGTCGACCAATCGCTTCACGGCGCCTACCAGGAACAATGAGCCCGTCGCCAACACGACGCCGTCCGGACGACCCACTGCATCGGCCCTCGCTCCCGCAAGGGCCTCCTCCAGGGAGGCGTGCGAGACGACCCGTGAACACAAAACCCGTGCTTCAGCGATGTATCGCTCCGGGGCAAGCGAGCGCGGCGTGTCCAGCGGCGTGAGGTGTACGGAGGCTGCCAGCGGAAACAGGGCCCGCATCATCGGCCCCCGGTCCTTGTCCGCCACCACCCCGAAGACGAGGTGCAGCGGCCTGCCCGCGTAGAGGGCGCGCAGGGCCTCCAGCAGCACCGCCACGCCCGCCGGGTTGTGTGCGCCATCCACCACCACCGTCGGGCCCCGCGCCAGCTCCTCCAGCCGCCCCGGCCAGCGCGCGGTGGCCAGGCCCTCGCGCGCGGCCTCCGGTGTCACCGCCACGCCCCGGGCCTGAAGGGCCTCCAGGCAGGCCAGGGCCACCGCCGCGTTCTGCCGTTGATACGGACCGCGCAGCGCGAGCGTGATGCCGTCGAGCGACCAGTCAGCGCCCCGATATGACAGCGTGTCATTGGACCCCGGGACGATGCCGAAGTCGCGGCCCTCCAGCCGCACGGGCACGCCCAGTTGCTCCGCGCGGCGCACGAGCGAGTCCAGGGCCTCCGGCTCCTGCTTCGAGAGCACCACCGGCACGCCCGCCTTGAAGATGCCGGCCTTCTCCCCAGCAATCTCCCGGAGCGTGTGGCCCAGGTACTCCATGTGGTCGAAGGACACGGGGGTGACGCACGTCACGACGGGGTTCGCGGCGGTGGTGGCGTCCAGCCGGCCGCCCAGCCCCGTCTCCAGCACGGCCACGTCCACGCGCTCGCGGGAGAAGTGCCAGAGCGCGACCACGGTGCCGAACTCGAAGTACGTCATCGGCTCCGTCAGCGCGGACGGATAGCGCTCCAGCACCTCCAGGATGCGCTGCCCGAAGACGTCGTCCGGGATGTCCTCGCCACAGACGCGGATCCGCTCGTTGACGCGCACCAGGTGGGGGGACGTGTAGAGCCCCACGCGGTGGCCGGCGGCCTCCAGCGCACGCGCCACGAAGGCGCAGGTGCTGCCCTTGCCGTTGGTGCCGGCGACGTGCAGCGCCGGGTAGTCGCGCTCGGGGTGGTCCAGCGAGGCGAGCGCGTCCCTCACCCGCTCCAGCCCCAGCTTGATGCCGGAGGGGTTGAGCGCCTGGAAGAAGCGCAGGGCTTCTTCCGGAGTCCGTGGGGCGTCCATGGGTGGGAGGCCCGCCGCCCTACCCCAGCATGCCCATCAGCTGGCCCAGCTTCCCGCGCAGCTCCTTGCGGTGGACGATGGCGTCGATCATCCCGTGGTCCAGCAGGAACTCCGAGCGCTGGAAGCCCTCCGGCAGCTTCTGGCGGATGGTCTGCTCGATGACGCGCGGGCCGGCGAAGCCGATGAGGGCCTTGGGCTCCGCGAGGATGATGTCGCCCAGCCAGGAGAAGGACGCGGCCACGCCGCCCGTCGTGGGGTTGAGCATCACGGAGATGTACGGCTTGCCGCTGGTGCGGAAGCGGGCAATCGCCGCGGACGTCTTCGCCATCTGCATCAGGGAGAAGATGCCCTCCTGCATGCGCGCGCCGCCGGAGGCGGAGAACACCACCGCGGGGCACTTGAGCTCGAAGGCGCGCTCGAACACGCGCGTGACCTTCTCACCCACCACGGAGCCCATGGAGCCGCCCATGAACTCGAAGACGAAGCAGCCCACGGAGACGGGGTGGCCCTCGATGCGGCCCACGCCGGAGATGAACGCGTCGTTCTCCTCCAGGTTCTTGCGCGTGGACTTCAGCCGGTCCTTGTACTTCTTGGAGTCGGTGAAGCCGAGCGGGTCCTGGGGCTCCAGCTCCTTGTCGAACTCCTCGAAGGAGTCCGGATCCAGCGTGGCCGCGAGGCGCGCGCGAGCCGTCCAGGCGTGATGGTGCTCGCAGTGCATGCACACCATCCAGTTCTTCTCGAGCTCCTGGCGGTAGATGATTTCGTCGCACTGCTCGCACTTGGCCCAGAGGCCCTGCATGCGGGAGGGCTGGGGCTCGGCGGCGGGCTCGGAGTCGACGGCGATGCGGGGCTTCTTGGAGAACCAGGCCATGAGGCCCGGGGGTTAATCCGGCGGCCGCGGGCCGTCAATACCCCCGTACGGCGCGCCGCGGCACGACCGCCCCTAGAACTGGAACGTCTCCCCCAGCTCCAGGACGTTCACGGGCAGCGGGGCCAGCTCCTTCTTGAGCTGGGTCACGAACGCGGGCTTCAGGTGGTAGAGCATCACCTGGGCGCCGTTGCGGTCGAACTTGCGCAGCTCCGAGCCCACGGTGGCGGGCGTCAGGTGGCCGGAGATGTCCGCCAGGGCCTGGAGGCTGTTGGGGAAGCTGGCCTCCAGCAGCAGCGCCTTCAGGTTCTTCGTGGCGTTGAGCGCCTTCCACAGCTTGTCCGTGGGGCCGGTGTCGCCGCTCATGGCGAGCGACGACTTGCCGTCGCTGATGATGAAGGCGCACGACTCCACGGGGTGGCTCACCGGCACGCTCTTCACGGTGTAGGGGCCCACCTGGAAGGTGCTGCCGGCGCGGAAGGTCTTGATGGCCAGGACGGGCTTGTGGCGCGTGGGGATGCGCGTGAAGTCCGGCCACAGCGAGTTGTTGAACATGTTCTCGCGCAGCGCCTTGGCGCACTCGCGGGAGGCATGGATGGTGACGGGCCTGTCGCGCCGGCCGATGACGAGGTCGGCGAGCAGCGGCAGGTCCTTCACGTGGTCGAAGTGGCTGTGGCCGACGAGCACGTCGTCCACCTTGCACAGCTGCTCCAGCGAGAGCGTCCCGGTGAGTGCGCCCGCGTCGAGCGCGAGCACGTCGTCCACGAGGAAGCAGGTGCTCCTGCACGTGGGAAGCT
This genomic stretch from Corallococcus caeni harbors:
- a CDS encoding TetR/AcrR family transcriptional regulator; this translates as MGQQKTAPESGTRESERRRTILRAAIDVFARKGYHGCRIADVAKEAGVAYGLVYHYFKNKDELLETVFETGWSGFIARARAVAESEGPLVDKVRRIADVAFEAYRVDPRAVKVLILEIARSPAGARINRQTAFVDVIRLSAQMFTHAKEAGELRPDVDPLLASALLFGSIEMGLTAFVVGLADARDTAMLERAKAQIADSFLHGVLLGGASPKAEPAKHHEPSKHEAVKHEPAKHEPAPDAAPPKREKAAPKARAPKRG
- a CDS encoding helix-turn-helix domain-containing protein produces the protein MSDLGKRIGQRIRELRTQRPERWTQEELAERAQISVSFLSMIERGERVPHVETLAALSNALSVSLGELFTGTEQTPAQTEDLLRPLSDFARARGLNARDVDRLLGVARVMFNGSAA
- a CDS encoding LPS-assembly protein LptD, producing MSFLAPVALTLWVAAQIPLATQVELPTGETVELAADYVVYENDVLTARGHCELRSGPNVLRADEVTYSEATQVATATGNVMFVSGLMAAIADDVRVDLRSNEANVKGGLFMQKKGVTPEALQAAKTPDELRKMGETPVLMSGTRIRRTGETAFSVDGLAFTPCQCGPGEPSWRVEAKEANVKMGERAILTWPVVYVRSVPVFALPWLYLPLAERRSGLLIPRPSNSGLNGFALDAPVFVTLGESYDMTFTPGIITGSGDIDGPRKNEDGSFIKEPRPNGVKGPRLLTEFRYVPSDHTRGRATLGFLYDLRPRLNPTTFAFFRERGDPVGAIVDVKRGLRGEASWQHTQDLGDGWHDRVDAYFVSDGFYTRDLTADLLVQNYNYLRSTAVVYQRKDDRYLGLDVSLRQDLRYPFRFFQTNTIPAEATADNVATNPHGPTTFQRLPALTLALPQRPLFGGRVVGGLHVEYSRLAPLRSGGFADDGFDANFAPLRLFRPEGYPLEYNYFALPQDILEGNGRYDPMEREGRDRVLLSPGLSTSYGLGMWGRLTPSVGLRQAVSVGEVSGRTASRGYPLADLVLDSQLARTFTDGDTLYRHTLAPSVSLRYVPGGWGAGLTALKSNGSGTLPLIYDEWDSAVPLKSDGRVRGFFHAVVAVDQTLRVRKGPTTREPLRLRIGQGFDLSRIAPVAGRDTVQGSVVRDTFARLSASAGVLTAGAVVRMDPTTRDLTQLSADFTIDNGKGNALYARYDDLLAVKQLSIDRGLDPLAQGPDFVRRGVDMLVGDAPRPLPSHNDQVDPSPTERAQALTAGTRIKLGFGLGLRYEALVQPLYKDPISQESQPLAQQTFGVSYGPACDCWRIEGVVILRRNQSPEFAGVNLSVAGFGSFGSGG
- a CDS encoding AMIN domain-containing protein; amino-acid sequence: MKGFAVSLLGLWLVPLVALAQQPADFNTITSVTVNGGTVEITGSKKPDFNSFTMTDPPRLVIDVSGAVFQGVAEEQPVGNGTVTGIRTQAYGTESSSIARILIGYEREVETDIQSSGNKLVVKVLGSGGGTAVAQAMPAEGQGTPAQQGTAVAANTPAGANAQDAARAAASDREAQEKAVKAAADAARAEREAQEKAAAEAAARAKADADAERKKQEDARLASQRQDEERRKSEEAAVAERKRQEEEAQAAAKRAEDERRATAQAAADQKRQREEEAKTAAEQKKAAAQAAAEERQAAAKTAAEQKKAAAQTAAEEKRLKDEERRAAAQARREEQQSAREAAAEAKRQQAAEARERRQQQTVASREPRARPSQGSAAAESRESGGGAVSSRRKTMTLVGFQQQPDSSRVFVRTNEPVRYSVSGSGNQVVLELENTRVVESNNTLPLDTHFFPSAVSRVEAFSGAGNTVRVVIQLKQGVRYETRQEGGLITLDFPRPGR
- a CDS encoding alpha/beta fold hydrolase is translated as MRLPDWRSALPGPPMPTVDEVDFRALYSKTNYVVETADGWSLVITRYRPVKQAFAQPLFGEPLLLVHGFSQNRHTWTSGQFVKNLLFFGVDIHILELRGHGKSSIAFQKERAERFKRPLPQDLDYGWDLDSYFLYDLPAAVSGVKRITRRERVFYCGHSMGGMLGYGYAGIHDDFEGLITIGSPADLGRGFMLLRALAHGSPLVAGAVDLTLGGLNLNRRATSLGRSLLAKGAGAFSPALQKRLEPDASKPLVFNAVPVDVVLKWVERQLSQADESALYQRFTRRLNRLINTERVSRDDIRWLLREGGEREPRKVIEQFAKWIRRGEMVCYRTDYDFKRGFGKIEIPMAIIFGDLDPLASVESTRSVYRAAKSEYLLWRPVKGNSHVELTMGHDIRQICYDIKNLIEYTRTHRTRSPALPRLR
- a CDS encoding bifunctional folylpolyglutamate synthase/dihydrofolate synthase; amino-acid sequence: MDAPRTPEEALRFFQALNPSGIKLGLERVRDALASLDHPERDYPALHVAGTNGKGSTCAFVARALEAAGHRVGLYTSPHLVRVNERIRVCGEDIPDDVFGQRILEVLERYPSALTEPMTYFEFGTVVALWHFSRERVDVAVLETGLGGRLDATTAANPVVTCVTPVSFDHMEYLGHTLREIAGEKAGIFKAGVPVVLSKQEPEALDSLVRRAEQLGVPVRLEGRDFGIVPGSNDTLSYRGADWSLDGITLALRGPYQRQNAAVALACLEALQARGVAVTPEAAREGLATARWPGRLEELARGPTVVVDGAHNPAGVAVLLEALRALYAGRPLHLVFGVVADKDRGPMMRALFPLAASVHLTPLDTPRSLAPERYIAEARVLCSRVVSHASLEEALAGARADAVGRPDGVVLATGSLFLVGAVKRLVDRSLGAMQQQQ
- the accD gene encoding acetyl-CoA carboxylase, carboxyltransferase subunit beta — protein: MAWFSKKPRIAVDSEPAAEPQPSRMQGLWAKCEQCDEIIYRQELEKNWMVCMHCEHHHAWTARARLAATLDPDSFEEFDKELEPQDPLGFTDSKKYKDRLKSTRKNLEENDAFISGVGRIEGHPVSVGCFVFEFMGGSMGSVVGEKVTRVFERAFELKCPAVVFSASGGARMQEGIFSLMQMAKTSAAIARFRTSGKPYISVMLNPTTGGVAASFSWLGDIILAEPKALIGFAGPRVIEQTIRQKLPEGFQRSEFLLDHGMIDAIVHRKELRGKLGQLMGMLG
- a CDS encoding MBL fold metallo-hydrolase produces the protein MKLQVLGCHGGELPTCRSTCFLVDDVLALDAGALTGTLSLEQLCKVDDVLVGHSHFDHVKDLPLLADLVIGRRDRPVTIHASRECAKALRENMFNNSLWPDFTRIPTRHKPVLAIKTFRAGSTFQVGPYTVKSVPVSHPVESCAFIISDGKSSLAMSGDTGPTDKLWKALNATKNLKALLLEASFPNSLQALADISGHLTPATVGSELRKFDRNGAQVMLYHLKPAFVTQLKKELAPLPVNVLELGETFQF